The Kosmotoga arenicorallina S304 nucleotide sequence CTGTTTTGACGTTGTCGATCTCTTCACGCGTCAACTCAGGGATATCTGAGGTATCAACGCCTTCAAGTTCTTTCAGGATCTGCTCTATGCGCAATTTTGTTTCCTGAATCAGAAGCTCCATTTGATGCATATTTTCACGTTTCTTTTCTCGCTGTTCTTTCAAAGCGTTTATTCCGTTTTCAGCTTCTTGAAGCCGATTAAATCTTTCTTCTTTGCCTTCCCTTTGGTATCTTATGTTATCGAAAAGAGATTGAGTTTCCTTTTTAAGGGATTCGAGCTCCCGATTCTGCTCATCAACCTGTTTTCTTAGCCTCTCAGAATCTGTTTCCAGCTGATTTAGTTCCTTTGAAAGGACACCTATTTCTTCCTGATTGCTTCTTTTTTTCATGGTTATTTCTGTAAGCTCTTTTGAATATTGCTCTTTCTTTTCATACAGGGAGGCCAGCTGAAGTTTTGAGTCAATTATGTTGTTCTGGATGTTTTCCAGTTTCTTCTTTTCCTTTTTTAGCTCTTCTGAAAAGCTTGCCATGTGCTCTTCAAGCGAAGATTTTTCTTTAGAGAGATTCTGGAGTTCATCGGTCAAGGATTCTCTCTTTTCATGGCTAAAATTAAGCTTTGTTGTGTATTCCTCTTTTAGTTTATTCAGTTCTTCGAGTTCTCTTTTCAATCCTTCGCTTGTTTTCAGTAGTTCATGCATCATGCGGTTTATAGTTGCACCCTTTGATACCACTTCATTGAGTTCTTCCTGTAAAACCCTCAGGTAGCCCCTTAATTCCATAATATCGTCTTTACGCCTTTGGATTTCTTTTGCTATTAATTGCAGGTCTTTTTGTATGTCCTTTTCTTTTTCCACAAGAAATTGAATTTTTCTCTTTCTGGCTATCAAATCAGATCTGATGCTATCACCAAGATAGCCACCTGTTATACTTCCACCAGCAGACAGCAATTGACCATCTACAGAAGCAATCCTACCTCTGAAGGAAGTTTTTCTTCGTATATCGATTGCATCGTCTAAATTTCTAACGATTATTGCATTGCCAAAGAGGTATTCCGGTATTATAGAATATTTTTTATTGACTCTTACAGCTTTGGCAGCAAAAGCGAGAAAACCCGGATGCTTCTTAACCTCTAAATCTTCGCGAAAGTTGCTCTGGAGCAAATCAAGAGGCAAGAGAGTTGCACGACCGATTTTGCTCATTTTCAAGAATTCCACAATTCGCTTAGCTGTGTTTGAATCTTCGACTACAATATCCTGCATGTGCCCACCCAGTAAAACAGTAATGGCGGTTTCAAAGGCTTCAGGTACGTCTATAACATTCGCCACAACATCCACAAGGTTTTCAAAGGTATCCCTGCGTGTGAACACTTCTCTAACTGCTCTTGAAAAGCCCTGATATTCTTGCTGTTGCCTTTCAAGGGTTGTTCTCTCAATCTGAGTTTTTCTTAAGTCAGCACTGAGGAGTGCAGATTTTTCTTTGAGCTCCTCAAGCTCTGTTTCATAGTTTTTCAATTGTTCCTTTGCAGAACTTATATTTTCTTCTAGCTCCTTTTGCTTTTCAGAACTCTCACGTCCTTTTGAAGCAAGCCCCTCTATTTCTTCTTTCAAGGCATCATATCTTTCATTTTTAGAATCAATCTGGGAGTTGATTAAGTTAAGCCTTCTTGTGGCATCTTCACGAAGACCTTCGAGCTTTTCGAGCTCTGCTTCGATTTTGTTAATCCTTTTGATAAGAGACTCGTGCTTCTCCTGCTCTTTCAGCCAGTCTTTTTCTTTTTCGCTGTATTTTCTAACTATT carries:
- the smc gene encoding chromosome segregation protein SMC, yielding MKLKSLYIRGFKSFAFPTKMNVDSGITAIVGPNGSGKSNIVDAIRWLFGEQSMKSIRADNREDVIFAGSEKNPPANVAEVKLIFETQEGTITVGREVSREGLSNYLLNNKPARLKDIKELFKGTGVGRELYSIVGQGQVDKVITASPYELRSLLEEAAGTAIYREKKKEALSKLAQTESNLERVEDILFELGKQRKSLYLKAKRAEKYLEYKDSLVRLNKHYYGNILRIERETLKTHEEERERISEELKKIQRKLIEEESRWSTLRQEFSEMDKEIESFTQLLEEYKKRQNDLLELKEMYSRRLSDKENKLIEVSTKLDSLKEEIHKLDKRKEELKMISDSMLREIEEKENQLKLIEQERDEIVRKYSEKEKDWLKEQEKHESLIKRINKIEAELEKLEGLREDATRRLNLINSQIDSKNERYDALKEEIEGLASKGRESSEKQKELEENISSAKEQLKNYETELEELKEKSALLSADLRKTQIERTTLERQQQEYQGFSRAVREVFTRRDTFENLVDVVANVIDVPEAFETAITVLLGGHMQDIVVEDSNTAKRIVEFLKMSKIGRATLLPLDLLQSNFREDLEVKKHPGFLAFAAKAVRVNKKYSIIPEYLFGNAIIVRNLDDAIDIRRKTSFRGRIASVDGQLLSAGGSITGGYLGDSIRSDLIARKRKIQFLVEKEKDIQKDLQLIAKEIQRRKDDIMELRGYLRVLQEELNEVVSKGATINRMMHELLKTSEGLKRELEELNKLKEEYTTKLNFSHEKRESLTDELQNLSKEKSSLEEHMASFSEELKKEKKKLENIQNNIIDSKLQLASLYEKKEQYSKELTEITMKKRSNQEEIGVLSKELNQLETDSERLRKQVDEQNRELESLKKETQSLFDNIRYQREGKEERFNRLQEAENGINALKEQREKKRENMHQMELLIQETKLRIEQILKELEGVDTSDIPELTREEIDNVKTELDDVKNKLKFLGTVDLDAIEEYKLVDADFMELSNQKADLEKAKEKLSDLIEKTDNEARTIFMETYEKINASFARYIEEIFDGGIGEIKLMPAEDILEAGVEISVKRPGRKFQKLQLMSGGEKALVGIALVFALLSIKPSPFYVLDEVDAPLDDFNAERFRRMLNRHAEETQFLVITHNKIVMEAARVLHGITMTDGVSKIIPVEFNALETIMG